In Rhizobium lusitanum, a genomic segment contains:
- a CDS encoding aminotransferase, with translation MRNFEHAAVWEADRDHFIHPYADFANFKAEGSQIITEANGVHILDSTGRKYLDGIAGLWCVNVGHGREEIANAVSSQIMKMQYYNPFGHSTNVPAAILARELASLTPGTLNHVFYSTGGSTANDAAIRIVHYYFNQLGKPNKKKIISRIDGYHGATYVAANLTGIHATKIGFDAIGRDLIHHVSAADTYRGGDGRSDEEYCDFLVDEFERRILQLGPDNVAAFIAEPIMGAGGVLVAPQGYHSRMHQICKKYDMLYIADEVVTAFGRLGEWFSSEALFGHVPDILILAKGITSGYIPLGATILSDAVHDVISQPQCVDGVFTMGFTYSGHPVACAAALETIDIMKRENMLDHVRNVGPHLQAYAKKLLRHEIVGDVRGSHLMLGIDLVSNRQNKEGFPASSHAADVVFARCKENGVIIRPIGNRIVVSPPLILSKTDCETIVDVLDDAISAATQTLQN, from the coding sequence ATGCGCAATTTCGAACACGCTGCGGTCTGGGAAGCAGATCGCGACCACTTCATCCACCCCTATGCCGACTTCGCCAATTTCAAGGCTGAAGGTAGCCAGATCATCACCGAGGCGAACGGCGTCCACATCCTTGACAGCACCGGTCGGAAATATCTCGATGGCATTGCCGGCTTGTGGTGCGTCAATGTTGGCCATGGCCGGGAAGAAATCGCAAATGCGGTTTCATCTCAAATCATGAAAATGCAGTACTACAACCCGTTCGGCCACTCGACGAACGTGCCGGCCGCCATATTGGCGCGAGAACTTGCCAGCCTGACACCCGGCACACTCAACCATGTCTTCTATTCGACCGGCGGCTCGACCGCCAACGACGCGGCGATCAGGATTGTCCATTATTACTTCAACCAGCTCGGCAAGCCGAACAAGAAGAAGATAATCTCGCGCATCGACGGCTATCACGGGGCGACCTATGTCGCCGCCAATCTCACCGGTATTCACGCGACCAAAATTGGCTTTGACGCGATCGGGAGAGACCTCATTCATCACGTTTCGGCGGCCGACACGTATCGCGGCGGCGATGGCAGGAGCGATGAGGAATATTGCGATTTTCTGGTGGATGAATTCGAGCGACGCATTCTGCAACTGGGTCCCGATAACGTCGCCGCATTCATCGCCGAGCCGATCATGGGTGCGGGCGGCGTGCTGGTCGCTCCGCAGGGCTATCACAGCCGGATGCACCAAATCTGCAAGAAATACGACATGCTGTATATCGCTGACGAGGTGGTGACGGCTTTCGGCAGGCTTGGAGAGTGGTTTTCCTCCGAGGCACTGTTCGGACACGTTCCCGATATTCTCATCCTCGCCAAGGGGATCACCTCTGGCTATATACCTCTCGGTGCGACGATCCTGTCCGATGCAGTCCATGACGTCATCAGCCAGCCGCAATGCGTGGACGGCGTGTTCACGATGGGCTTTACCTATTCCGGGCATCCGGTCGCCTGCGCGGCGGCGCTCGAAACCATCGACATCATGAAACGCGAGAACATGCTCGATCATGTGCGCAACGTCGGACCGCATTTGCAGGCCTATGCGAAGAAGCTTCTCAGGCATGAGATCGTTGGCGACGTTCGAGGCAGCCACCTGATGCTGGGCATCGACCTGGTGTCGAACCGGCAGAACAAGGAAGGGTTTCCAGCCTCCAGCCACGCCGCTGACGTGGTCTTTGCCCGATGCAAGGAAAACGGCGTCATCATACGGCCGATCGGCAATCGCATCGTCGTGTCGCCACCCCTTATCCTCTCGAAAACGGACTGCGAAACCATCGTCGATGTCCTCGACGACGCCATCTCCGCGGCAACCCAGACGCTCCAGAACTGA
- a CDS encoding aldehyde dehydrogenase family protein: MNAPVTIKRLGADAAHFVGKEKKLYIAGAWVPAAGGKTFDVIDPATGMVFDRVPEGTAADIDLAVAAARQAFEDGPWATMTPSERGKLVWRLGDLVEKHADELAELEALDNGKPVTDARHGDVAFSYELLRYMAGWSTKICGETIPLSSSSAPYHAYTLREPVGVCGQIVPWNFSLMMAVWKVAPALAVGCTIVLKPAEQTPLTALRLAELVEEAGFPAGVFNVVTGYGETAGAALAAHPDVDKIAFTGSTEVGKKILDAAKGNLKKVSLELGGKSPMIVFADADPAVTIPAVAYGIFYNMGQTCTAGTRLYVHKDIAPVILDGLKAFAAKMNVGVGLDPTTQIGPLVSLEQFERVTNYVAAGIAEGATLFHGGNRVGDKGYFLEPTILTDTTSDMSVVREEIFGPVLVVATFEDEGIDAVVREANNSIYGLAASVFTRDVSRAHKVAKKLKAGTIGVNTHHVIDPALPFGGFNQSGWGREQGYEAILLYTEVKSVGIAL, from the coding sequence ATGAACGCACCCGTGACAATCAAGCGGCTTGGCGCAGACGCTGCCCATTTCGTCGGCAAGGAGAAGAAGCTCTATATCGCCGGGGCCTGGGTTCCCGCTGCGGGCGGCAAGACCTTCGATGTCATCGATCCGGCAACCGGCATGGTGTTTGATCGCGTGCCCGAAGGAACCGCCGCCGATATCGACCTTGCGGTTGCAGCTGCCCGCCAGGCTTTCGAGGATGGGCCCTGGGCGACAATGACGCCTTCCGAGCGCGGCAAGCTGGTCTGGCGTCTTGGCGATCTCGTCGAAAAACACGCCGACGAACTTGCCGAGCTGGAAGCCCTCGACAATGGCAAGCCGGTGACAGACGCCCGTCATGGCGACGTCGCCTTCTCCTACGAATTGCTCCGCTATATGGCCGGATGGAGCACCAAGATCTGTGGTGAGACCATTCCCCTGTCATCGTCCTCCGCGCCCTATCATGCCTATACCTTGCGCGAGCCGGTCGGTGTCTGCGGGCAGATCGTGCCATGGAATTTTTCTCTGATGATGGCGGTCTGGAAGGTAGCGCCGGCGCTTGCCGTCGGTTGCACCATTGTCCTGAAGCCGGCGGAGCAGACGCCGTTGACCGCCCTGCGACTGGCCGAATTGGTCGAGGAGGCAGGCTTTCCCGCTGGCGTCTTCAACGTGGTGACCGGATATGGCGAAACGGCAGGTGCAGCGCTTGCAGCGCACCCCGATGTCGACAAGATCGCGTTTACCGGCTCGACCGAAGTCGGCAAGAAGATCCTCGACGCAGCCAAGGGCAATCTGAAGAAGGTGTCGCTGGAGCTTGGCGGCAAGTCACCAATGATCGTCTTTGCCGACGCCGACCCGGCGGTGACGATCCCAGCGGTTGCCTACGGCATCTTCTACAATATGGGGCAGACCTGCACCGCCGGCACGCGGCTTTACGTGCACAAGGATATCGCCCCCGTCATTCTCGACGGCCTCAAGGCGTTTGCCGCCAAGATGAATGTCGGCGTCGGGCTCGACCCTACCACGCAGATCGGGCCGCTGGTCTCGCTCGAACAGTTCGAACGCGTCACCAATTATGTCGCAGCCGGCATCGCCGAGGGCGCGACCCTGTTTCATGGCGGCAACCGCGTAGGTGACAAGGGCTATTTTCTCGAACCGACCATTCTGACAGACACGACATCGGACATGTCCGTCGTGCGCGAAGAGATTTTCGGGCCGGTCCTTGTCGTTGCCACCTTCGAAGACGAGGGTATCGACGCTGTCGTGCGAGAGGCCAACAACTCCATCTATGGCCTGGCGGCCAGCGTTTTCACCCGTGATGTCAGCCGAGCCCATAAGGTTGCCAAGAAGCTGAAGGCCGGCACGATCGGCGTCAATACCCATCATGTGATCGATCCGGCCCTGCCCTTTGGCGGCTTCAACCAGTCCGGATGGGGGCGTGAACAGGGCTATGAGGCCATTCTGCTCTACACGGAAGTCAAGTCCGTCGGCATTGCGCTTTAG
- a CDS encoding M20 family metallo-hydrolase — protein sequence MSNLRIDGDRLWDSIHETAVFGGTPDGGVKRLTLSQEDRKVREWFKSQCEQLGCRVSIDEVGNMFALRPGLDDNLAPIAIGSHLDTQPTGGKFDGILGVLAGLEIIRVLHDADYHTRHPLILVNWTNEEGARFAPAMLGSGVHAGVFDRSFADSRIDAEGVTFAQAIEAIGYRGPTPLGQTRFAAMFELHIEQGPVLEREAIEIGVVTGVQAMRWYDLVIVGREAHAGSTPMDMRQDALADAAQIILAAQDVARRHGGLATTGQITIAAPSRNVIPGHVTLSLDLRHERDGELDAMEREIASIIEDRCQSARATLAPIWKSPAVRFDASCLEAIKKGASAAGASTRNIVSGAGHDSVYVSRIAPTAMIFIPCLEGLSHNPAESASKKHCTLGAQTLLNAVLFHDQISADQGSS from the coding sequence ATGTCCAATCTAAGGATTGATGGAGACCGGCTCTGGGACAGCATCCATGAGACGGCTGTCTTTGGCGGGACGCCGGACGGAGGTGTAAAGCGACTGACGCTTTCGCAAGAGGACCGCAAGGTTAGAGAGTGGTTCAAGTCCCAATGTGAGCAGCTCGGTTGCCGGGTAAGCATCGATGAGGTCGGCAACATGTTCGCCCTCCGGCCGGGCCTCGATGATAACCTCGCGCCGATTGCGATCGGCAGTCACCTGGACACCCAGCCGACCGGGGGGAAATTCGACGGTATCCTTGGCGTGCTGGCGGGGCTTGAAATCATCCGGGTCTTGCACGACGCCGACTATCACACCCGCCATCCCTTGATACTCGTCAACTGGACCAACGAGGAAGGCGCTCGCTTCGCTCCGGCCATGCTTGGCTCCGGCGTCCATGCCGGTGTCTTCGATCGGTCCTTCGCCGATAGCCGCATCGATGCGGAAGGCGTCACATTTGCTCAGGCGATAGAGGCAATCGGCTATCGCGGCCCCACGCCACTCGGACAAACACGTTTTGCCGCAATGTTCGAACTGCACATAGAGCAGGGGCCGGTTCTCGAGCGCGAAGCCATTGAAATCGGGGTCGTGACGGGCGTGCAAGCCATGCGTTGGTACGATCTGGTCATTGTCGGTCGCGAGGCGCATGCGGGGTCGACTCCGATGGATATGCGTCAGGATGCCCTGGCAGACGCAGCGCAAATCATACTGGCTGCGCAAGACGTTGCCCGCCGCCACGGCGGGCTTGCCACCACCGGTCAAATTACGATCGCGGCCCCCTCGCGAAACGTCATTCCCGGACATGTGACGTTGAGTCTCGATCTTCGACACGAGCGGGATGGGGAACTAGATGCAATGGAGCGGGAAATCGCCTCCATCATCGAAGATCGGTGCCAGTCCGCCCGCGCCACACTGGCGCCAATCTGGAAGAGCCCCGCCGTTCGCTTTGATGCATCCTGCCTGGAAGCAATCAAAAAGGGGGCATCTGCCGCCGGCGCCAGCACGCGAAACATCGTATCCGGGGCAGGTCATGATTCCGTCTATGTGTCGAGAATTGCGCCGACAGCGATGATCTTCATTCCGTGTCTGGAAGGGCTCAGTCACAACCCCGCTGAAAGTGCGTCCAAAAAACACTGTACTTTGGGAGCGCAAACTTTGCTCAACGCCGTGCTCTTCCACGACCAGATATCAGCAGACCAAGGAAGCAGCTGA
- a CDS encoding helix-turn-helix transcriptional regulator yields the protein MEINIPIAKALTVTDCPSLPEGPGASEIFKWDNRDNVLRDLAPLIGESDRDRFGDLLARFFDNYAECNSVFISLFKVGQPPVRVYDNLSGFDERSTIHPYVNGAYLLDPIYNRIVEGCSAGVFRLADCVPDSFTSSDYYREYYSHIGLVDECAILVDLGTNGVLTISIGRRGRDAVGGTSNIGFLEAFYGCLDALCKQKWNSIFSDVTPSRSDSADGLASASFRNFGSNILSEREREVAIMSLRGHSVKSIARFLIISPETVKIYRKRLYQKLNIRTQGELFSAFISFMSDELKTA from the coding sequence GTGGAAATCAACATTCCTATAGCAAAAGCACTGACAGTGACCGATTGTCCCAGCCTGCCCGAAGGACCCGGTGCTTCCGAGATTTTCAAGTGGGACAATCGCGATAATGTATTGAGAGATCTGGCGCCCCTGATTGGTGAGAGCGACAGAGATAGATTTGGCGATTTGCTGGCAAGGTTTTTTGACAACTATGCGGAATGCAATAGCGTCTTCATTTCACTGTTCAAGGTGGGCCAACCTCCTGTCCGGGTTTACGACAACTTATCCGGCTTTGACGAGAGATCGACGATTCACCCTTACGTGAATGGCGCCTACCTACTTGATCCCATTTACAATAGGATTGTCGAAGGTTGCTCCGCAGGAGTATTTAGGCTCGCCGACTGCGTTCCTGACTCTTTCACAAGCAGTGATTACTACCGCGAATATTATTCACATATAGGACTGGTCGACGAATGCGCAATTTTGGTCGATCTGGGCACGAATGGCGTGTTGACTATTTCTATCGGGCGGCGGGGTAGGGATGCGGTCGGCGGGACGAGTAACATCGGATTCCTAGAGGCTTTTTACGGCTGTCTCGACGCGCTCTGCAAGCAAAAATGGAATTCCATATTTTCAGACGTAACGCCGTCGCGGAGCGACAGCGCCGATGGACTCGCTTCCGCTTCCTTTCGGAATTTCGGCAGCAATATTTTGAGTGAACGGGAGCGTGAAGTGGCAATTATGTCCCTGCGCGGGCATTCGGTTAAATCCATCGCAAGATTCCTGATAATAAGCCCCGAGACCGTCAAAATTTATCGCAAGAGATTATATCAGAAATTGAATATACGAACTCAAGGCGAGCTGTTTTCAGCATTTATCAGTTTCATGTCGGATGAGCTGAAAACAGCTTGA
- a CDS encoding IS3 family transposase, translating into MYSYADRLRAVELYIRLGKRLNGTIRQLGYPTKNALRGWYREYVQHLDLRIQPVARAPKYSESQKQAALEHYRTHDRCISATMRALGYPGRGTLTAWVREAFPETRTSMVGRSWRPAYPAAVKQAGVIGLCSGNESAQQVADRLGVCRPTLYNWKDQLLGHEAPSSMKRRKTTPQAPEREELERQLEALQRDVRQLQLEHDLLKKANELLKKELGVDLQILSNREKTQLVDALKDTYRLPELLAQLQIARSSYFYHRTRMCLADKYAAVRHSLAEIFEANRRCYGYRRLQASLARKSVIISEKVVQRLMKQEHLVVARPRRRRFGSYLGEISPAPENLINRDFHAKAPNEKWLTDITEFQIPAGKVYLSPIIDCFDGMVISWSIGTQPDAGLVNTMLDAAIETVTDGEERPIVHSDRGAHYRWPGWLTRISEAKLVRSMSRKGCSQDNAACEGFFGRLKTELFYPRDWKTITIEQFVAEVDDYIRWYNEKRIKISLGSLSPVEYRKSLGISI; encoded by the coding sequence ATGTATTCCTACGCAGACAGACTTCGAGCCGTTGAGCTTTATATCAGGCTTGGCAAGCGACTTAACGGGACCATTCGCCAGTTGGGTTACCCCACAAAGAATGCGCTGAGGGGTTGGTACCGCGAGTACGTACAGCATCTCGACCTGCGTATTCAGCCGGTAGCTCGAGCGCCAAAGTATTCCGAGAGTCAGAAGCAGGCGGCACTTGAGCATTACCGCACCCATGATCGTTGCATCTCTGCGACGATGAGGGCGCTCGGCTATCCTGGTCGAGGAACTCTGACCGCATGGGTACGGGAGGCCTTTCCGGAGACACGAACATCGATGGTCGGTCGATCGTGGCGCCCTGCCTATCCCGCAGCGGTGAAGCAAGCTGGTGTCATCGGACTATGTAGTGGAAATGAAAGCGCCCAACAGGTGGCTGACCGGCTGGGCGTCTGTAGGCCGACGTTGTACAACTGGAAAGACCAGCTACTCGGTCATGAGGCTCCTTCATCCATGAAACGCCGCAAAACCACCCCGCAGGCGCCGGAACGCGAGGAACTCGAGCGACAGCTTGAAGCCCTCCAACGTGATGTTCGCCAGTTGCAACTCGAGCATGACCTCCTGAAGAAGGCCAATGAACTCCTAAAAAAAGAACTGGGCGTCGATCTGCAGATCCTGAGTAATCGGGAAAAGACACAGCTGGTTGACGCCCTTAAAGATACCTATCGCTTGCCAGAACTGCTCGCACAGCTGCAAATTGCGCGAAGCTCCTACTTTTATCATCGCACGCGCATGTGTCTGGCAGACAAGTATGCCGCCGTCCGGCACAGCCTTGCGGAAATCTTTGAAGCGAACCGTCGTTGTTACGGCTACCGCAGACTACAGGCGTCACTGGCCAGGAAGAGCGTGATCATCTCGGAAAAGGTTGTCCAGCGCTTGATGAAGCAGGAGCACCTGGTCGTGGCCAGACCGCGCCGACGGCGTTTCGGATCATACTTGGGAGAAATAAGTCCGGCACCCGAGAACCTGATCAATCGCGACTTCCATGCGAAAGCGCCGAACGAGAAATGGCTGACAGACATCACCGAGTTCCAGATCCCAGCCGGGAAGGTGTATCTCTCGCCCATCATCGATTGCTTCGACGGAATGGTCATCAGTTGGTCGATTGGAACGCAACCAGACGCGGGGCTGGTCAATACTATGCTGGATGCAGCTATTGAGACCGTGACCGACGGCGAGGAACGGCCAATCGTCCATTCCGATCGCGGAGCCCATTATCGCTGGCCAGGCTGGCTAACGCGGATCAGCGAAGCGAAACTGGTTCGCTCGATGTCCCGAAAGGGCTGCTCACAAGATAACGCCGCATGCGAAGGCTTCTTCGGCCGATTGAAAACGGAACTATTTTATCCACGAGATTGGAAGACCATCACAATCGAACAGTTCGTCGCTGAGGTAGATGATTACATCCGCTGGTACAATGAAAAGCGCATCAAGATATCGCTGGGATCGCTAAGCCCCGTCGAGTATCGTAAGAGCCTCGGCATTAGCATATGA
- the fdhA gene encoding formaldehyde dehydrogenase, glutathione-independent translates to MSRNRGVVYMRPGKVEVRDIDDPKLEAPNGRRIEHAVILKVISTNICGSDQHMVRGRTTAMPGLVLGHEITGEVIEKGIDVEMLEIGDIVSVPFNVACGRCRCCKSQDTGVCLTVNPSRAGGAYGYVDMGGWIGGQARYVTIPYADFNLLKFPDRDKAMAKIRDLTMLSDILPTGFHGAVRAGVGVGSTVYVAGAGPVGLAAAASARILGAAVVMIGDFNKDRLAHAAKVGFEPIDLSAGDRLGDMIAQVVGTNEVDSAIDAVGFEARGHSGGEQPAIVLNQMMEITRAAGSIGIPGLYVTDDPGAVDSAAKEGNLSLRFGLGWAKAQSFHTGQTPVIKYNRQLMQAILHDRLPIADIVNAKIISLDDAVQGYESFDQGAATKYVLDPHGDLLKAA, encoded by the coding sequence ATGAGCAGGAACAGAGGCGTCGTCTACATGCGGCCCGGCAAGGTCGAGGTGAGGGACATCGACGACCCGAAGCTTGAGGCGCCGAACGGCCGCCGCATCGAGCACGCGGTCATCTTGAAAGTAATCTCGACCAATATCTGCGGCTCCGACCAGCACATGGTACGCGGCCGCACGACCGCCATGCCCGGCCTTGTCCTTGGCCATGAGATCACCGGCGAAGTGATCGAGAAGGGCATCGATGTGGAGATGCTGGAGATCGGCGACATCGTCTCGGTGCCGTTCAACGTCGCCTGCGGCCGCTGCCGCTGCTGCAAATCGCAGGATACCGGCGTGTGCCTGACCGTAAACCCGTCGCGTGCCGGCGGCGCCTACGGCTATGTCGACATGGGCGGCTGGATCGGCGGACAGGCCCGTTACGTCACCATTCCCTACGCCGATTTCAACCTGCTGAAATTCCCGGATCGCGACAAGGCCATGGCGAAGATCCGCGATCTCACCATGCTCTCCGATATTCTGCCGACCGGCTTTCATGGTGCGGTGCGCGCCGGCGTTGGCGTAGGATCCACCGTCTATGTCGCGGGCGCCGGTCCCGTCGGTCTTGCGGCTGCCGCCTCCGCCCGTATCCTCGGTGCGGCCGTCGTCATGATCGGCGACTTCAACAAGGATCGCCTCGCTCATGCCGCGAAAGTCGGCTTCGAACCGATCGATCTTTCAGCGGGCGACCGTCTCGGCGACATGATCGCTCAAGTCGTCGGCACGAACGAAGTCGATAGCGCCATTGACGCCGTCGGCTTCGAGGCACGCGGGCATTCAGGCGGCGAACAGCCGGCTATCGTGCTCAACCAGATGATGGAAATCACGCGGGCGGCGGGATCGATCGGCATTCCCGGCCTCTATGTTACCGACGATCCGGGCGCCGTCGACAGTGCGGCCAAGGAAGGCAATCTCTCGCTCCGCTTCGGTCTCGGCTGGGCCAAGGCGCAGTCGTTCCACACCGGCCAGACGCCGGTCATCAAATATAACCGCCAGCTCATGCAGGCGATCCTGCATGACCGACTGCCGATCGCCGATATCGTCAATGCAAAGATCATCTCGCTGGATGATGCCGTCCAGGGCTATGAAAGCTTCGACCAGGGTGCAGCGACGAAATATGTCCTCGATCCGCATGGCGACCTTCTCAAGGCGGCCTGA
- a CDS encoding substrate-binding domain-containing protein codes for MRNFLGTTAMAVLAVATLSTAASAAETENPFRCKPGEKYVMNVMVSGVEYWFPVYEMFKQAGRQLGCETAYTGTPEYDVNKQIASFDQALAQNPAGILVHPMNSDPFIEPINRAIDQGTAVVTFAADSPLSKRISFITSDNNREGAYAADAIAEKLGGKGEYAVLENPGQDNHDKRIAAFIARMEAKYPGMKLVGRAASNQDPNKAYQGLMSLVQAHPNLNAVFMPEANSAIGAAQANKESGGKILVMCADVNANILDMIKAGEVFGSINPNQGMQGYMGFMMLWFAKHPELIDPMNDAKRSGFNPMSIPFVDNGLSIVTVANADDFYWDKYLKRRGTKGIEE; via the coding sequence TTGCGCAATTTTCTGGGCACGACAGCGATGGCTGTTTTGGCTGTCGCGACATTAAGCACAGCTGCGTCAGCGGCTGAAACGGAAAATCCGTTTCGCTGCAAGCCGGGCGAAAAATACGTTATGAACGTCATGGTTTCGGGCGTCGAATACTGGTTCCCAGTCTACGAAATGTTCAAGCAGGCCGGCCGACAGCTTGGTTGCGAGACCGCCTATACCGGCACGCCGGAATATGACGTCAACAAGCAGATCGCTAGCTTCGATCAGGCGCTCGCCCAGAATCCGGCAGGCATCCTTGTCCATCCGATGAACTCTGACCCCTTCATCGAGCCCATCAATCGCGCTATCGATCAGGGCACGGCGGTGGTCACTTTCGCCGCGGACTCGCCTCTCTCCAAACGCATATCCTTCATCACCTCGGACAATAATCGCGAAGGCGCTTATGCAGCCGATGCGATCGCCGAAAAACTTGGCGGCAAGGGTGAATATGCGGTTCTGGAAAATCCGGGACAGGACAACCACGACAAGCGCATCGCCGCTTTCATTGCCCGCATGGAAGCAAAATATCCCGGCATGAAGCTCGTCGGCCGAGCCGCGTCGAACCAGGATCCCAACAAGGCCTACCAGGGTCTCATGAGCTTGGTGCAGGCACATCCGAACCTCAATGCCGTGTTCATGCCGGAGGCAAATTCGGCGATCGGCGCGGCCCAGGCCAACAAGGAAAGCGGTGGCAAGATCCTCGTGATGTGCGCCGACGTCAACGCCAACATCCTCGACATGATCAAGGCCGGCGAAGTGTTCGGCTCGATCAATCCGAACCAGGGCATGCAGGGCTACATGGGCTTCATGATGCTGTGGTTTGCCAAGCACCCGGAACTGATCGACCCGATGAACGATGCCAAGCGCTCGGGCTTCAACCCGATGAGCATTCCCTTCGTCGACAACGGCCTGTCGATCGTGACAGTGGCCAATGCCGATGATTTCTATTGGGACAAGTACCTGAAGCGCCGTGGCACGAAGGGCATCGAGGAGTAG
- a CDS encoding sugar ABC transporter ATP-binding protein, with protein sequence MVQPPVLEIRNVSKRFGAIKALTDVAFTLEKGEVHALCGENGAGKSTLMNIIAGVLQPNEGEILVNGALVKITSPAYAQSLGIGLVHQEIALCPDATVAENMFMAATNRRRSPLMNFARLEREAQAVMDRLASIDVRQKVGDLPISSQQLVEIAKALTLDCRILIFDEPTAALTEAEAQVLFGIINDLKAHGISIVYISHRMAEIFSLCDRVTVFRDGRYVSTERVSDITAEDVVRRMVGREITQLYPDKQTVAERTGGSILSVRNLGDGKRFQDVSFELRKGEILGIGGLIGSGRTEIAEGICGLRRTTEGEVRLLGNTLSASSYADSVRAGVVYLSEDRKGSGVFLDLSIAQNIAALDLKSLTGPFGLLNAKTEAERAHDLARRLGVRMGGIDMPVSSLSGGNQQKVAIAKQLAVDPKVILMDEPTRGIDVGAKSEIHRLLRDLSRSGIGIVVITSELPELLGLCDRAIVIREGTVAGELEGAAMTEEAIMRLASGIGARQLTTSKASEHAD encoded by the coding sequence ATGGTGCAGCCACCGGTCTTGGAGATACGCAATGTCAGCAAACGTTTCGGTGCCATCAAGGCGCTGACGGATGTGGCATTCACCCTTGAAAAGGGCGAGGTGCATGCGCTCTGCGGCGAAAATGGCGCGGGCAAGTCGACGCTCATGAACATTATCGCCGGCGTGCTGCAGCCGAACGAGGGGGAAATCCTGGTCAATGGCGCGCTCGTGAAGATCACGTCTCCTGCCTATGCCCAGTCGTTGGGTATAGGTCTGGTCCATCAGGAAATCGCGCTCTGTCCGGACGCGACGGTTGCCGAGAACATGTTCATGGCGGCAACCAACCGGCGCCGTTCGCCCCTGATGAATTTTGCCAGGCTGGAGCGCGAAGCGCAGGCCGTTATGGACCGCCTTGCTTCCATCGATGTCCGCCAGAAGGTCGGCGATCTGCCGATTTCCAGCCAGCAGCTGGTCGAGATCGCCAAGGCGCTGACGCTCGACTGCCGCATTCTCATCTTTGACGAGCCGACGGCCGCACTGACCGAAGCGGAAGCCCAAGTGCTCTTCGGCATCATCAACGACCTGAAAGCCCACGGCATCTCGATCGTCTACATCAGCCACCGCATGGCGGAGATTTTCAGCCTCTGCGACCGCGTCACCGTCTTTCGCGACGGGCGATATGTTTCGACTGAACGTGTGTCCGATATAACGGCGGAAGATGTCGTGCGCCGCATGGTCGGCCGCGAGATCACGCAGCTCTATCCGGACAAGCAGACCGTGGCGGAGCGCACCGGCGGGAGCATTCTTTCCGTTCGCAATCTCGGCGACGGCAAGCGTTTTCAGGATGTCAGCTTCGAACTGCGCAAGGGCGAAATTCTCGGGATCGGCGGTCTGATCGGCTCCGGTCGGACCGAGATCGCGGAGGGCATTTGCGGGCTGCGCCGAACGACGGAAGGCGAGGTTCGACTGCTCGGCAACACCCTCTCTGCGTCGTCCTATGCGGATTCGGTGCGGGCGGGTGTCGTTTACCTATCCGAGGATCGCAAGGGCTCCGGCGTGTTTCTCGACCTGTCGATCGCGCAGAATATAGCCGCTCTCGATCTGAAATCGCTGACCGGGCCTTTCGGGCTCCTGAATGCGAAGACGGAGGCCGAGCGCGCGCACGATCTTGCCCGTCGTCTTGGCGTTCGCATGGGTGGTATCGACATGCCGGTCTCGTCGCTCTCGGGCGGCAACCAGCAGAAGGTCGCCATCGCCAAACAACTGGCGGTCGATCCGAAGGTGATCCTCATGGACGAGCCGACGCGCGGCATCGATGTCGGCGCGAAATCCGAGATTCATCGCCTGCTGCGTGACCTCTCGCGTTCCGGGATTGGCATCGTCGTCATCACGTCTGAACTGCCGGAGCTCCTTGGTCTATGCGACCGGGCGATCGTCATCCGCGAAGGCACCGTCGCCGGCGAGCTCGAAGGAGCGGCGATGACGGAAGAAGCTATCATGAGGCTCGCATCGGGCATCGGCGCGCGGCAGCTCACCACATCGAAGGCATCAGAGCATGCCGACTGA